In one window of Pseudomonas putida DNA:
- a CDS encoding NADPH-dependent 2,4-dienoyl-CoA reductase, whose protein sequence is MAAERYPHLLAPLDLGFTTLRNRTLMGSMHTGLEERPGGFERMAAYFAERARGGVGLMVTGGIAPNDEGGVYSGAAKLSTDEEADKHRIVTEAVHAVGGKICLQILHAGRYAYSPRQVAPSAIQAPINPFKPKALDEAGIQKQIDDFVNCSVLAQRAGYDGVEIMGSEGYFINQFLAAHTNHRTDRWGGSYENRMRLAVEIVGRVREAVGREFIIIFRLSMLDLVEGGSNWDEIVQLAKAIEQAGATLINTGIGWHEARIPTIATKVPRAAFSKVTAKLRGAVQIPLITTNRINTPEVAEAALAEGDADMVSMARPFLADPDFVNKAAEGRADEINTCIGCNQACLDHTFGGKLTSCLVNPRACHETELNYLPVRAVKRIAVVGAGPAGLAAATVAAERGHEVTLFDASAEMGGQFNVAKRVPGKEEFFETLRYFANKVKNSGVTLRLNTRVGVDELAAGGFDEIILATGITPRTPTIPGVEHAKVLSYLDVLLERKPVGERVAVIGAGGIGFDVSEYLVHKGIATSQDRAAFWKEWGIDASLEARGGIAGVKPEPHAPARQVYLLQRKKTKVGDGLGKTTGWIHRTGLKNKQVQMLNSVDYLKIDDAGLHVRIGEGEPQVLAVDNVVICAGQEPQRELYEGLLAKGQSVHLIGGADVAAELDAKRAINQGSRLAAEL, encoded by the coding sequence ATGGCTGCCGAACGTTACCCACACCTGTTGGCCCCGCTCGATCTGGGCTTCACCACCCTGCGTAACCGCACCCTGATGGGCTCCATGCACACCGGTCTCGAAGAGCGCCCGGGTGGCTTCGAGCGGATGGCCGCCTACTTTGCCGAACGTGCCCGTGGCGGGGTGGGCCTGATGGTGACCGGCGGTATTGCGCCGAACGACGAGGGTGGCGTGTACTCCGGTGCGGCCAAGCTCAGCACCGACGAAGAAGCCGATAAGCATCGGATCGTCACCGAGGCGGTGCACGCGGTAGGGGGCAAGATCTGTCTGCAGATCCTGCATGCCGGACGCTACGCCTACAGCCCGCGGCAAGTGGCGCCCAGTGCCATCCAGGCACCGATCAACCCGTTCAAGCCCAAGGCGCTGGATGAGGCGGGCATCCAGAAGCAGATCGATGACTTTGTGAACTGTTCGGTACTGGCCCAGCGTGCCGGCTACGACGGCGTCGAGATCATGGGTTCGGAAGGCTACTTCATCAACCAGTTCCTCGCCGCGCACACCAACCACCGCACCGACCGCTGGGGTGGCAGCTACGAGAACCGCATGCGTCTTGCGGTAGAGATCGTCGGACGCGTACGTGAAGCGGTGGGCCGTGAGTTCATCATCATCTTCCGCCTGTCGATGCTCGATCTGGTCGAGGGTGGCAGCAACTGGGACGAGATCGTGCAGTTGGCCAAGGCCATCGAGCAGGCGGGCGCCACCTTGATCAACACAGGCATCGGCTGGCACGAAGCGCGCATCCCGACCATCGCGACCAAGGTGCCGCGCGCAGCGTTCAGCAAGGTAACCGCCAAGCTGCGCGGCGCAGTGCAGATTCCGCTGATCACCACCAACCGCATCAACACGCCGGAAGTGGCCGAAGCCGCGTTGGCCGAAGGCGATGCCGACATGGTATCGATGGCCCGGCCCTTCCTCGCCGACCCTGACTTCGTCAACAAGGCTGCCGAGGGCCGCGCGGACGAGATCAACACCTGCATCGGCTGCAACCAGGCCTGTCTGGACCACACCTTCGGCGGCAAGCTGACCAGTTGCCTGGTGAACCCGCGTGCCTGCCACGAGACCGAGCTCAACTACCTGCCGGTACGTGCGGTGAAACGCATCGCCGTGGTCGGCGCAGGGCCTGCTGGCCTCGCCGCGGCGACGGTCGCCGCCGAGCGTGGGCACGAGGTGACCCTGTTCGATGCCAGCGCCGAGATGGGTGGGCAGTTCAATGTCGCCAAGCGTGTGCCGGGCAAGGAAGAGTTCTTCGAGACCCTGCGCTACTTCGCCAACAAAGTGAAGAACAGCGGCGTGACGCTGCGCCTGAACACCCGTGTTGGTGTCGACGAACTGGCGGCGGGCGGCTTCGACGAGATTATCCTGGCTACCGGGATCACCCCACGTACGCCAACCATCCCCGGGGTCGAGCATGCCAAGGTTCTGAGCTACCTTGATGTGCTGCTCGAGCGCAAGCCAGTAGGTGAGCGGGTTGCCGTGATCGGCGCCGGTGGTATCGGCTTCGACGTCAGCGAGTACCTGGTGCACAAGGGCATCGCCACCAGCCAGGATCGCGCTGCGTTCTGGAAGGAGTGGGGTATCGATGCCAGCCTTGAGGCCCGCGGCGGTATCGCGGGGGTCAAGCCTGAACCCCATGCCCCGGCACGCCAGGTCTATCTGTTGCAGCGCAAGAAGACCAAGGTCGGCGACGGCCTGGGCAAGACCACTGGCTGGATTCACCGTACGGGTCTCAAGAACAAACAGGTACAGATGCTCAACAGCGTCGATTACCTGAAGATCGATGATGCGGGCCTGCATGTGCGCATTGGCGAGGGCGAACCGCAGGTGCTGGCGGTGGACAACGTGGTGATCTGCGCCGGGCAGGAGCCGCAGCGCGAGCTGTATGAAGGGCTGCTGGCCAAGGGGCAATCGGTGCACCTGATCGGTGGTGCGGATGTCGCTGCCGAGCTCGATGCCAAGCGCGCGATCAACCAGGGATCGCGCCTGGCAGCGGAGCTCTAG
- a CDS encoding 1-aminocyclopropane-1-carboxylate deaminase/D-cysteine desulfhydrase, whose translation MFDGLSGSTAAPLQSLHLPWLAHAGVACAVLRLDLIDPLVSGNKWFKLQHHLRAARKANAPGLISLGGNHSNHLHALAAAGRRFGFATVGLLRGQRQDTPTVRDLEALGMTLHWLGYGGYRARHAPGFWQPWQARYPGWHCIPEGGGSVEGALGCGQIVEQAQAQLASIGWDDYHAWWLAVGTGTTLAGLVLAEQGAHPVHGALAVPRDHGVEQGIAQLVGTAGYCLHDACRGGFARRDDALLAFIADSERYSGLPLEALYTGKALWALREQVEAGRFSPGTRLIFVHTGGLQGRRGYL comes from the coding sequence ATGTTCGATGGACTTTCCGGCTCCACCGCCGCGCCCCTGCAAAGTCTGCACCTGCCCTGGTTGGCGCACGCCGGTGTGGCGTGCGCGGTGTTGCGTCTGGACCTGATCGACCCACTGGTCAGTGGCAACAAGTGGTTCAAGCTGCAGCATCACCTGCGTGCTGCCCGGAAGGCCAACGCACCTGGCCTGATCAGTCTGGGCGGCAACCATTCCAATCATTTGCACGCCTTGGCCGCTGCGGGCAGGCGCTTCGGCTTCGCCACCGTCGGGTTGTTGCGAGGCCAGCGGCAAGACACCCCGACCGTCCGTGATCTGGAAGCGCTGGGCATGACCTTGCACTGGTTGGGCTACGGTGGTTATCGGGCGCGCCACGCGCCAGGCTTCTGGCAACCCTGGCAGGCGCGTTATCCCGGCTGGCATTGCATCCCCGAAGGTGGGGGCAGTGTGGAAGGTGCCTTGGGATGTGGGCAGATCGTCGAGCAGGCACAAGCGCAATTGGCGTCGATCGGTTGGGATGATTACCACGCCTGGTGGCTGGCGGTGGGCACCGGCACCACGCTGGCAGGCCTGGTACTGGCCGAGCAGGGCGCGCATCCGGTGCATGGCGCCTTGGCGGTGCCGCGCGATCATGGTGTGGAGCAGGGCATTGCGCAACTGGTGGGTACAGCGGGCTATTGCCTGCACGACGCCTGCCGCGGCGGATTCGCCCGGCGCGATGACGCGTTGCTGGCATTCATCGCAGACAGCGAGCGGTACAGCGGTCTGCCACTCGAAGCGCTCTACACAGGGAAGGCGCTGTGGGCGCTGCGTGAGCAGGTCGAGGCCGGGCGATTTTCACCCGGCACCCGCCTGATCTTCGTTCATACCGGTGGCCTGCAGGGGCGGCGCGGCTACTTGTAA
- a CDS encoding cytochrome b: MVSSTPAPHYARLSITLHWLMLVLLAAVYACIELRGLFPKDSAERDLMKSLHFMLGLTVFVLVWLRLAMRLARPTPPIVPKPPAWQTGLSHLVHVLLYLLMIGMPLAGWLILSAAGKPIPFFGLELPALIGQDPDQAKFIKGWHERIGTWGYWLIGLHAVAGLYHHYVRRDNTLLRMLPYK, from the coding sequence ATGGTTTCATCCACTCCCGCGCCACACTATGCGCGCCTGTCCATCACCTTGCACTGGCTGATGCTGGTGCTGCTCGCCGCCGTCTATGCCTGCATCGAGCTGCGCGGCTTGTTCCCCAAGGACAGCGCCGAGCGCGACCTCATGAAGAGCCTGCACTTCATGCTCGGGCTCACCGTGTTCGTGCTGGTATGGCTGCGCCTGGCCATGCGCCTGGCACGCCCGACACCGCCTATCGTGCCCAAGCCACCCGCCTGGCAGACCGGCCTCTCCCATCTGGTCCACGTGCTGTTGTACCTGCTGATGATCGGCATGCCACTGGCCGGCTGGCTGATCCTCAGCGCTGCGGGCAAGCCGATACCATTCTTTGGGCTGGAGCTGCCTGCACTGATCGGCCAGGATCCGGACCAGGCAAAGTTCATCAAGGGCTGGCATGAACGCATCGGCACCTGGGGCTACTGGCTGATCGGGCTGCATGCCGTTGCCGGGCTGTACCACCACTACGTACGCCGGGACAACACACTGCTGCGCATGCTGCCTTACAAGTAG
- a CDS encoding dermonecrotic toxin domain-containing protein translates to MTHPPQPQPLAAELPDQFPQTDALPTLGASALALFEAQLPGLLARAPYLLQFIDDEGSEERTVTHGHTLKSLVESARLGQTTADLFDPAQAVLSSSASSLAEADLIADVTLDQVHDALKLIDAKTVLSRFEVDAQTYWEVPAQLSLAPRQLAMEQQVRASLADDVQLLESVGTLTAQARALIEDIVAHPRFSDRSVPRGVYDLTVRTGGSSKSFSLPGMLVLSEIPAGYDPALSYVTERQDLTGEAVLYCSGHFGFIRRHDNLQATLDGVRKALLEDRAWGLALLMRLAPEAQQALLEEWEREDASFEVRAGVIEGNPFEHLARQQCEAWRASATCEQPGVWDDRIGLDVSRARSTQVLLAFEAERQSLRAQLPDGLRNLGQAQQDILDGLLLDIAQQQSLAEDYWQQLPAFEDFARDRIRTELRKDGQDLDPRAVTVEIDVVEYSPELPESELAPGVTPDPGQAQSVQSECSLLEYIAMRMDARADASWTVEFSGVTQAQSRYLSSTRLGSLIQRLDLQAHYLQAISDALKTPSDGETKGLHQRRHDAATSLFEKRLRLDAFLAHATGDLDDSGYQAVQDILDHPSPDQRPIREGQRAELQLLTLGGNSLRDVLIFHEVGESSLICYTPGHPSGKPFRRHSSRRALRSVLAQELEGLQRTSPWPASTEYWVSRFGRHQLGTALPLLLRIADGKAGAELATQTLNQPIGKAIFNYRIAYLVAEGNSLAVSDAELRLERGLDIAVTVFRVLSALIPARVMTVLDLAELGYYMFNSYAALASGQREQAGTYALEALTSLSGLANAKFYRFRAPAASGVPLRLVGGSGLRSVVAIDEVPKPQGALFVISHGLRKGLLVFDGRLNVSLQGRYYPVYEVRDPLQRTSTFYIGSGDGVQSRSLFSNPDPRIERDPRTGDWLIVRRPGLLGGMDQPLPVRPMPVKVMRGVRESANSSGRTFRIMDGAQEVEVMFDLDYCCWYSSSKGRYYRRDEQTNTYLGAVDPGATASRLERQQARLELECLQRPVLPELPPSSGLELLPKVIHQIWIGSADSLIASHDSTLKGNIEMARAGGYQLHLHFLGRSGWGVNNALQLRKLRSRYPGATCTSLKGDAFFKDFEEGPQGEVFKFFLRPETRNYAAACDALRYKLIDELGGVYMDMDDVLLRPLPQLTLRPGQLAVGGVVSNATLMLNGPNNSHFASLKGNPLLDAVLREMSQRFSASRKLGHRPKFSDPGFTEYMREVSQVTGPGLLNTMRHSASAIEKALTEAKLYIFHSQDNGVRPERAVFEWVKRVSALLTPLEDYINVGNAHSWKTGRR, encoded by the coding sequence ATGACCCATCCCCCGCAACCCCAGCCGCTTGCCGCCGAACTGCCGGATCAATTCCCGCAAACCGATGCCCTGCCCACGCTCGGCGCGTCGGCCCTTGCGCTGTTCGAGGCACAGTTGCCAGGCCTGCTGGCGCGTGCCCCCTACCTGTTGCAATTCATCGACGACGAGGGCTCCGAGGAGCGTACGGTCACCCATGGCCACACCCTGAAGAGCCTGGTCGAGTCCGCACGCCTGGGGCAGACCACGGCTGATCTCTTCGACCCGGCACAGGCGGTGCTGTCGTCGAGCGCCAGTTCGCTGGCCGAAGCCGACCTGATTGCGGACGTGACCCTGGATCAGGTGCACGACGCCTTGAAGCTTATAGACGCCAAGACGGTGCTCAGCCGCTTCGAGGTCGATGCGCAAACCTACTGGGAGGTTCCCGCGCAGCTGTCGTTGGCCCCTCGGCAACTGGCCATGGAGCAGCAGGTGCGCGCGAGCCTGGCGGATGATGTGCAACTGCTGGAGAGCGTCGGAACGCTCACTGCCCAAGCCAGGGCGCTGATCGAAGACATCGTCGCCCACCCCCGTTTCTCCGACCGCAGCGTGCCAAGAGGTGTCTATGACCTGACGGTGCGCACCGGTGGAAGCTCGAAGTCCTTCTCTTTGCCAGGCATGCTGGTCCTCAGCGAAATCCCGGCCGGCTACGACCCGGCACTGTCCTACGTTACCGAGCGGCAGGATCTGACCGGCGAAGCTGTGCTGTATTGCAGCGGGCACTTCGGTTTCATCCGTCGTCACGACAACCTCCAGGCCACCCTGGATGGGGTGCGCAAGGCATTGTTGGAGGATCGCGCCTGGGGCTTGGCCTTGTTGATGCGCCTGGCACCGGAGGCGCAGCAGGCGTTGCTGGAAGAATGGGAGCGCGAAGACGCAAGCTTCGAAGTGAGAGCGGGGGTGATCGAGGGCAATCCGTTCGAGCACCTGGCCAGACAGCAGTGCGAGGCGTGGCGCGCGAGCGCGACCTGCGAGCAGCCCGGTGTATGGGATGATCGTATCGGCCTGGATGTATCGCGTGCACGTTCAACGCAGGTGTTGTTGGCGTTCGAGGCCGAACGCCAGTCGTTGCGGGCGCAACTACCGGATGGTCTGCGCAACCTTGGCCAAGCGCAGCAAGACATACTGGATGGCCTGTTGCTGGACATTGCCCAGCAGCAGAGCCTCGCCGAGGACTATTGGCAGCAGTTACCCGCGTTCGAGGATTTCGCCCGTGATCGGATTCGCACCGAATTGCGCAAGGACGGGCAGGATTTGGACCCCCGTGCTGTCACCGTCGAGATCGACGTCGTCGAATACAGCCCCGAATTGCCAGAGTCGGAACTTGCGCCGGGCGTCACTCCTGATCCTGGACAGGCGCAAAGCGTGCAGAGCGAGTGCTCGTTGCTCGAATACATCGCCATGCGCATGGATGCCAGGGCCGACGCCAGTTGGACGGTCGAATTCAGTGGCGTTACTCAGGCTCAGTCACGCTATCTTTCCAGTACTCGGCTGGGCAGCCTGATCCAGCGGCTGGACCTGCAGGCGCACTATCTACAAGCAATCAGCGACGCGTTGAAGACACCTTCCGATGGCGAAACCAAGGGCCTGCACCAGCGGCGCCACGATGCTGCGACAAGCCTGTTCGAGAAACGTCTGCGGCTCGATGCGTTCCTGGCGCATGCTACCGGTGACCTTGACGATTCCGGGTATCAGGCTGTCCAGGACATTCTGGATCATCCATCGCCGGACCAGCGGCCAATACGCGAAGGGCAGCGTGCCGAGTTGCAGCTGCTCACGCTGGGTGGCAACTCCCTGCGTGACGTGCTGATCTTCCATGAAGTCGGTGAGTCGTCACTGATCTGCTATACACCCGGCCATCCATCTGGCAAGCCGTTCAGGCGCCACAGCTCTCGCAGGGCTCTGCGCAGCGTGCTGGCCCAAGAGCTCGAGGGTCTGCAACGGACGTCGCCGTGGCCTGCAAGCACTGAATACTGGGTGTCGCGGTTCGGCCGTCATCAGCTCGGGACCGCCTTGCCTCTGTTGCTCCGCATCGCTGATGGCAAGGCCGGTGCAGAGCTGGCGACGCAAACCCTCAACCAACCGATAGGCAAGGCAATTTTCAATTATCGCATCGCTTATCTGGTGGCCGAAGGTAACAGCCTGGCGGTTTCCGATGCCGAGTTGCGGCTGGAGCGAGGCCTGGATATCGCCGTCACCGTGTTCCGCGTGCTGAGCGCGCTGATTCCCGCGCGGGTCATGACCGTGCTCGACCTGGCAGAGCTTGGTTATTACATGTTCAACAGCTATGCGGCGCTGGCCAGCGGGCAGCGCGAGCAGGCCGGAACCTATGCCCTCGAGGCCTTGACCAGCCTGAGCGGCCTGGCTAACGCAAAGTTCTACCGGTTCAGGGCTCCCGCTGCTTCGGGAGTGCCGCTGCGACTGGTGGGCGGCAGCGGTTTACGGTCGGTCGTCGCGATCGACGAAGTGCCCAAGCCTCAGGGCGCGCTCTTTGTCATTTCTCACGGCCTGCGCAAGGGGTTACTGGTCTTCGATGGCCGGTTGAACGTGTCTTTGCAGGGCCGTTACTACCCCGTCTACGAAGTGCGTGACCCGCTGCAACGCACTTCGACTTTTTATATCGGGTCAGGCGACGGGGTTCAAAGCCGCTCGTTGTTTTCCAATCCCGATCCAAGAATCGAACGTGATCCACGTACAGGCGACTGGCTGATCGTGCGCCGCCCGGGGCTGCTGGGCGGAATGGATCAACCGCTGCCGGTCCGGCCAATGCCGGTGAAGGTGATGCGCGGGGTCCGAGAAAGCGCCAATAGCAGTGGCAGGACTTTCCGCATCATGGACGGCGCCCAGGAGGTGGAGGTGATGTTCGATCTGGATTATTGCTGCTGGTACTCATCTTCCAAAGGTCGTTATTACCGGCGGGATGAGCAGACGAATACCTATCTGGGCGCCGTTGACCCTGGCGCTACGGCTTCTCGATTGGAGCGCCAGCAAGCGCGCCTGGAACTGGAGTGTCTCCAGCGGCCGGTGTTACCAGAGCTGCCGCCGAGCAGTGGGCTGGAGCTGCTCCCGAAGGTTATCCACCAGATCTGGATCGGCAGCGCAGACAGTCTGATTGCGTCTCACGACTCCACGCTCAAGGGCAACATCGAGATGGCACGGGCTGGCGGTTATCAGTTGCATCTGCATTTTCTAGGCCGCAGTGGATGGGGGGTGAACAATGCGTTGCAGCTGCGCAAGCTACGCTCGCGCTACCCAGGAGCAACCTGCACGTCCTTGAAGGGAGACGCGTTCTTCAAGGATTTCGAGGAGGGTCCGCAGGGTGAGGTGTTCAAGTTCTTCCTGCGGCCGGAAACCCGCAACTATGCGGCGGCCTGCGACGCCTTGCGCTACAAGTTGATAGATGAGTTGGGCGGGGTGTACATGGACATGGACGATGTGCTGCTCCGCCCGCTGCCTCAGTTGACATTGCGCCCTGGGCAACTGGCGGTGGGCGGGGTGGTGAGCAACGCGACCCTGATGCTCAACGGCCCCAACAACAGTCATTTCGCCTCGCTCAAGGGCAACCCATTGCTCGATGCGGTGTTGCGGGAAATGTCCCAGCGTTTCAGCGCTAGCCGCAAGCTTGGGCATCGTCCGAAGTTTTCCGATCCTGGTTTCACCGAGTACATGCGTGAGGTATCCCAGGTGACTGGCCCTGGTCTGCTCAATACGATGCGGCACAGCGCCAGCGCGATCGAGAAGGCCTTGACCGAGGCGAAGCTGTATATCTTCCACTCGCAGGACAACGGCGTACGTCCCGAGCGCGCGGTATTTGAATGGGTGAAGCGCGTTTCCGCGCTGCTGACGCCACTGGAAGACTACATCAATGTCGGTAACGCCCACAGCTGGAAGACGGGGCGCCGTTGA
- a CDS encoding DUF1853 family protein: MGETTGQRQTGYARRMTPFTDLHALPRQLRHPAVRDLAWTLLSPPLLSEPPCPQRHPLAASGWADDPGRLHDWLLALDHDAQPLQTWLARLTSRRLGLYYESLWQFALQQAPGVELLAANLAIRQGGQTLGELDVLLRDRTGDHHLELAIKLYLGPDQADAHDPAQWLGPGCHDRLGSKLAHLVAHQLPISARAESREVLNQLQVGDVQSHLWLGGYLFHPWPGQLASPFGANPAHLRGRWLHRREWAQYASAHPTALWQPLQRHAWLAPARVEAGDRWGAAGFAAWLWRLEEGAAAQLLVRLEEDGEGAWQEAERVFLVSDSWPHLPG, from the coding sequence ATGGGCGAAACGACCGGCCAGCGGCAAACCGGCTATGCTCGCAGGATGACACCCTTCACCGACCTCCACGCCCTGCCCCGCCAGCTCCGCCACCCTGCCGTGCGTGATCTGGCGTGGACGCTGCTGTCGCCGCCGCTGCTGAGCGAACCGCCCTGCCCGCAACGCCATCCGCTGGCGGCCAGCGGCTGGGCGGACGATCCGGGGCGGTTACACGACTGGCTGCTGGCTCTGGACCATGATGCGCAGCCCTTGCAGACGTGGCTGGCGCGCCTCACCAGCCGGCGGTTGGGGCTGTACTACGAAAGCCTCTGGCAGTTCGCCCTGCAACAGGCACCCGGTGTCGAGCTGCTGGCCGCCAACCTGGCGATCCGCCAAGGCGGGCAAACCTTGGGTGAGCTGGATGTCCTGCTGCGCGATCGCACGGGTGACCACCACCTGGAACTGGCGATCAAGCTTTACCTCGGGCCGGATCAGGCTGATGCCCACGACCCGGCGCAGTGGCTGGGGCCAGGCTGTCACGACCGCCTGGGCAGCAAGCTGGCGCACCTGGTCGCACATCAGTTGCCGATCTCGGCTCGGGCCGAAAGCCGGGAAGTCCTGAATCAACTGCAGGTGGGCGATGTGCAGTCGCACCTGTGGCTGGGTGGCTATCTTTTCCATCCATGGCCAGGGCAACTCGCCTCACCCTTCGGGGCAAACCCTGCGCACCTGCGCGGGCGCTGGCTGCATCGACGCGAGTGGGCGCAATATGCCAGCGCTCACCCAACGGCACTCTGGCAACCGCTGCAACGCCATGCCTGGCTGGCACCTGCACGGGTCGAGGCTGGGGATCGCTGGGGGGCGGCGGGTTTTGCAGCCTGGCTGTGGCGCCTGGAGGAAGGAGCCGCGGCACAATTGCTGGTGAGGTTGGAGGAGGATGGTGAAGGCGCCTGGCAAGAGGCGGAGCGAGTGTTTCTGGTGAGTGACAGCTGGCCACACTTACCGGGATGA